In one Lolium rigidum isolate FL_2022 chromosome 3, APGP_CSIRO_Lrig_0.1, whole genome shotgun sequence genomic region, the following are encoded:
- the LOC124702660 gene encoding glutathione S-transferase 4-like: protein MNYINAHFVANTDSHNSLIKMAPMKLYGWAVSPWMARVLVCLEEAGAEYELVPMSRSGGDHRQPEHLARNPFGEIPVLEDGDLTLYQSRAIARHILRKYKPELLRSDNLQESAMVDVWVDVDAHQLEPIIRPVVFNVIIKPFTGSDCDQDLVDGSIEKLKKTLEVYEARLSSSKYLAGDFVSLADLTHFSFMRYFMATQYAEVVEAYPHVKAWWEALLARPSVKKVMAGMPPDFGFGSGNIP from the exons ATGAACTATATAAACGCACACTTTGTTGCAAACACAGATAGTCACAACTCACTCATAAAGATGGCGCCGATGAAGTTGTATGGGTGGGCTGTGTCACCATGGATGGCGAGGGTGCTGGTCTGCCTGGAGGAGGCCGGCGCGGAGTACGAGCTCGTGCCGATGAGCAGGAGCGGCGGCGACCACCGACAGCCTGAGCACCTCGCCAGAAAT CCTTTCGGTGAGATCCCAGTGCTGGAGGATGGCGATCTGACGCTTTACC AATCCAGGGCCATCGCGAGGCACATTCTCCGCAAATACAAACCCGAGCTTCTAAGATCAGACAACCTGCAGGAATCCGCGATGGTGGACGTATGGGTCGATGTGGATGCCCACCAGCTCGAGCCCATAATACGGCCCGTGGTCTTCAACGTCATCATCAAGCCGTTCACGGGGAGCGACTGCGACCAGGATCTCGTCGACGGGAGCATCGAGAAGCTGAAGAAGACACTGGAGGTGTACGAGGCGAGGCTGTCGAGCTCGAAGTATCTGGCGGGCGATTTCGTGAGCCTGGCGGACCTCACCCACTTCTCCTTCATGCGGTACTTCATGGCGACCCAGTACGCGGAGGTTGTCGAAGCGTACCCGCACGTCAAGGCCTGGTGGGAGGCGCTGCTGGCGAGGCCATCCGTGAAGAAGGTGATGGCCGGCATGCCTCCGGATTTTGGATTCGGTAGTGGGAACATACCGTAA
- the LOC124702662 gene encoding glutathione S-transferase 4-like: protein MAPMKVYGWVVSPWMARVLICLEEAGVEYELVPMSRVGGDHRRPEHLARNPFGEIPVLEDDDLTLYQSRAIARHILRKYKPELLRSGNLEETAMVDVWVDVEAHQLEPIIRPVVFNVITGPFVGRVCDQDLVDESIEKLKKTLEVYEARLSSSRYLAGDFVSLADLSHFSFMRYFMATKYAEVVEAYPHVKAWWEALLARPSVKKVMAGMPPDFGFGSGNIP, encoded by the exons ATGGCGCCAATGAAGGTGTACGGGTGGGTTGTGTCTCCGTGGATGGCGAGGGTGCTCATCTGCCTGGAGGAGGCCGGCGTCGAGTACGAACTCGTGCCGATGAGCAGGGTCGGCGGCGACCACCGACGGCCGGAGCACCTCGCCAGAAAT CCCTTCGGTGAGATCCCAGTGTTGGAGGATGACGATCTGACGCTTTATC AATCCAGAGCAATCGCAAGGCATATTCTCCGCAAATACAAGCCCGAGCTTCTAAGATCAGGCAACCTGGAGGAAACCGCCATGGTGGACGTATGGGTCGATGTGGAAGCTCACCAGCTCGAGCCTATAATACGGCCTGTCGTCTTCAACGTCATCACCGGCCCATTCGTAGGGAGGGTCTGCGACCAGGATCTCGTCGACGAGAGCATCGAGAAGCTGAAGAAAACACTCGAGGTTTATGAAGCTAGGCTCTCGAGCTCGCGGTATCTGGCGGGGGATTTCGTCAGCCTGGCGGACCTCAGCCACTTCTCCTTCATGCGGTACTTCATGGCGACCAAGTACGCGGAGGTGGTCGAAGCGTACCCGCACGTCAAGGCCTGGTGGGAGGCGCTGCTGGCAAGGCCATCCGTGAAGAAGGTGATGGCCGGCATGCCTCCGGATTTTGGATTCGGAAGTGGGAACATACCGTAG
- the LOC124695786 gene encoding nuclear transport factor 2-like: protein MQATAHSAQVVGSVFVNQYYNLLNGSPDQVHKFYKDDSTIGWAGSDGVMEYATTMPEINKKIMSMDFTNYLTKIDNADSVLSINGSALVVVTGSFTSVSDDVCQRFTQTFLLAPQETGGYFVLNDILRFLSESNQEDGENHKDEPAALSDTTPAAVEEPLTTDPVVTVASGELLNPTVDSTTVENNPTANGTTVENNVKSPVEVTKGDVKKTPVAASPPPAQKDVPKKHPVTASAAAPAQKDAVKKTYASIVKDNKEVSPAVKPKIAKPVSKPPTKVVQESAKPLQAAETTPASTSATKSNSPHDEQGFSVFVRGLPSRSTVKMVGEEFKKFGAIKAGGIQVRNNKFDEFCFGFVEFESQQSMQAAIEASPIFIAEKEVIIEKKRTTTRVVNGVVMNGGRFQYARGAQNFRGQGGGYANDANYRRWENDDGYRHQNEFSGRGRGSPHGNGYHQNGNGFHQKGNEKYVRVNNGPKEAPAAARVNNGPKEAPAAARVSNGPKEAPVAARVNNGPKEAPVNNGPKETPGAAHVNAGPKQTPVPEK, encoded by the exons ATGCAAGCAACAGCACACAGTGCCCAAGTG GTCGGCTCTGTATTTGTCAACCAATATTACAATCTTCTGAACGGGTCCCCAGATCAGGTGCACAAGTTTTACAAAGATGACAGCACGATTGGCTGGGCAGGTTCTGATGGGGTCATGGAATATGCAACCACAATGCCT GAGATCAACAAGAAAATCATGTCCATGGACTTCACCAACTACTTGACCAAGATAGACAATGCAGATTCAGTGCTGTCTATCAATGGCAGTGCCCTCGTTGTCGTTACTGGATCCTTCACGTCCGTCTCTGATGATGTCTGCCAAAGATTTACGCAGACCTTCCTCCTTGCGCCACAAGAAACTGGTGGCTATTTTGTTCTCAATGATATATTAAGGTTCTTGTCAGAAAGTAACCAAGAAGATGGAGAAAATCACAAGGATGAGCCTGCTGCTCTATCAG ATACTACTCCGGCTGCGGTGGAGGAGCCTCTGACCACTGACCCTGTGGTTACTGTTGCTTCCGGGGAACTTCTGAACCCCACTGTTGACAGTACAACTGTTGAAAATAACCCCACTGCTAATGGCACAACTGTTGAAAACAATGTCAAGTCACCTGTAGAAGTTACAAAAGGGGATGTTAAAAAGACCCCTGTtgctgcttctcctcctccagctcagaAAGATGTTCCCAAAAAGCATCCTGTTACTGcttctgctgctgctcctgctcagAAGGATGCCGTGAAGAAAACCTATGCATCAATT GTGAAGGACAATAAGGAGGTCTCACCAGCTGTCAAGCCTAAGATTGCTAAACCTGTGTCCAAGCCTCCGACAAAGGTTGTTCAAGAAAGTGCAAAACCTCTTCAGGCTGCTGAAACCACTCCAGCTAGCACGAGTGCTACCAAAAGCAACTCTCCTCATGATG AGCAAGGCTTTTCGGTTTTTGTAAGAGGTTTGCCTTCACGTTCAACTGTTAAAATGGTTGGAGAAGAGTTTAAGAAATTTGGTGCTATCAAAGCAGGTGGCATCCAAGTTAGGAACAATAAG TTTGATGAATTCTGTTTTGGCTTTGTTGAGTTTGAATCTCAGCAATCTATGCAAGCAGCAATTGAG GCATCTCCgatttttattgctgagaaagagGTAATCATTGAGAAGAAGCGAACCACTACGCGAG TTGTGAATGGTGTCGTCATGAATGGTGGCCGCTTTCAGTATGCTCGTGGTGCACAAAATTTCAGAGGACAGGGCGGCGGCTATGCCAACGATGCAAACTATCGCAGGTGGGAGAACGATGATGGCTACCGACATCAGAACGAGTTCTCAGGTCGTGGGAGAGGGTCGCCCCATGGGAATGGTTATCACCAAAACGGGAATGGCTTCCATCAGAAAGGGAACGAGAAATATGTCCGCGTCAACAACGGTCCCAAGGAAGCACCGGCTGCTGCCCGCGTCAACAACGGTCCCAAGGAAGCACCAGCTGCTGCCCGCGTCAGCAATGGTCCCAAGGAAGCACCGGTTGCTGCCCGCGTCAACAACGGCCCCAAGGAAGCACCTGTCAATAACGGTCCCAAGGAAACACCGGGTGCTGCCCATGTCAACGCTGGTCCTAAGCAAACTCCAGTTCCTGAAAAGTAG